A DNA window from Peromyscus leucopus breed LL Stock chromosome 3, UCI_PerLeu_2.1, whole genome shotgun sequence contains the following coding sequences:
- the Marchf8 gene encoding E3 ubiquitin-protein ligase MARCHF8 isoform X3, with protein MSMPLHQISAIPSQDATAARVYRSKTKDKEREQNEKTLGHSMSHSSNISKAGSSPPSTTAPVSSFSRASVTPSNQDICSSSAVFSECCYYSPMQSAVVLKAPPCQSSLTQGLTVTVICKDTLQASKRNPFGSDWDQALRPAKNTKARRALRFSKSLSDVGEKTQDTLESFDYMERTCSEGKLVLPQGPSLKKNRLHQKEKRAEHCPPLDHSKHSCVLPLSTNHSAASKREVGKGSLRIPLLEEKVDGETRLRSQRLLRYLFSLSRGSSASSLHRFHELESHASHLHTAKSSSWLAGSTDFCSDEMGDDDVFEDTSSAKLKSRVLRAPLCSVEKDSDLDCPSPLSEKCTPISPVSTSGDACRICHCEGDDENPLITPCHCTGSLHFVHQACLQQWIKSSDTRCCELCKYEFIMETKLKPLRKWEKLQMTASERRKIMCSVTFHVIAITCVVWSLYVLIDRTAEEIKQGQVTGILEWPFWTKLVVVAIGFTGGLLFMYVQCKVYLQLWKRLKAYNRVIYVQNCPETSKKNIFEKSALTEPTLENKEGHGMCHSTTNSSCTEPEDTGAEIINV; from the exons GCTGGGAGTAGTCCTCCATCCACGACGGCTCCAGTGTCTTCCTTCTCTCGTGCTTCTGTTACACCATCCAACCAGGACATCTGCAG TTCCAGTGCAGTGTTTTCTGAGTGTTGTTACTACAGTCCCATGCAGTCTGCTGTTGTCTTGAAAGCTCCTCCATGCCAGAGTTCTCTGACACAAGGGCTCACTGTGACAGTTATCTGTAAAGACACATTACAGGCATCCAAGAGAAATCCCTTTGGTTCAGACTGGGACCAAGCGTTGAGGCCTGCTAAGAATACTAAGGCCAGAAGAGCACTCAGATTCTCAAAGTCACTAAGTGATGTGGGTGAGAAGACCCAGGATACTTTGGAAAGCTTTGACTATATGGAAAGAACTTGTTCTGAAGGGAAACTGGTACTTCCTCAAGGTCCATCTCTCAAAAAGAACAGGCtccatcagaaagaaaaaagagcagaaCACTGCCCGCCCCTCGACCATTCCAAACACTCTTGTGTCTTACCCCTCTCTACCAACCATTCAGCTGCCTCAAAGAGGGAAGTTGGCAAGGGGAGCTTACGCATCCCACTTTTGGAGGAGAAAGTTGATGGTGAGACCAGGTTGAGAAGCCAGCGACTGCTCCGGTACCTGTTCTCACTCTCCCGTGGCTCAAGTGCCAGCAGCCTGCATAGGTTCCATGAGCTGGAGAGCCATGCCAGCCACCTACATACTGCCAAGTCCTCCAGCTGGCTGGCAGGGAGCACAGACTTCTGTTCTGATGAAATGGGAGATGACGATGTCTTTGAGGATACATCATCTGCCAAACTGAAGAGCAGGGTCCTGCGTGCGCCACTCTGCTCAGTAGAGAAGGACAGTGACCTGGATTGTCCTTCTCCGCTCTCTGAAAAATGCACCCCTATCTCTCCCGTGTCCACCTCAGGGGATGCCTGCAG GATCTGCCACTGTGAAGGCGATGATGAGAACCCTCTGATCACCCCCTGCCACTGTACAGGAAGCCTCCATTTTGTGCATCAGGCTTGCCTGCAGCAGTGGATCAAGAGTTCGGATACACGCTGCTGTGAACTCTGCAAGTACGAGTTCATCATGGAGACCAAGCTGAAACCGTTGAGGAAA TGGGAGAAGTTGCAGATGACTGCCAGTGAGCGCAGGAAGATCATGTGCTCAGTGACGTTCCATGTCATTGCTATCACCTGTGTGGTCTGGTCCTTGTATGTGCTCATTGACCGAACCGCAGAGGAAATCAAGCAGGGTCAGGTGacag GAATCCTAGAGTGGCCTTTCTGGACTAAACTGGTAGTTGTGGCCATTGGCTTCACTGGAGGACTTCTTTTTATGTATGTTCAGTGCAAGGTGTACCTACAGTTATGGAAAAGACTCAAGGCTTATAACAGAGTGATCTATGTTCAAAACTGTCCAGAAACaagtaaaaagaatatttttgaaaagtcTGCACTAACCGAGCCCACCCTTGAAAATAAAGAAGGACATGGAATGTGTCATTCCACCACAAATTCTTCTTGCACAGAGCCTGAAGACACTGGAGCAGAAATTATTAACGTCTGA